A genome region from Flavobacterium sp. CFS9 includes the following:
- the gldG gene encoding gliding motility-associated ABC transporter substrate-binding protein GldG — MKSSTQQNIKTLGITVFVLIALNVLGSLFFHRFDLTKDKRYTLSETSLQIVKQVKNPLSIKIYMQGELPADFRRLQQETRQLLEEFQAYNSNIVFEFVNPLENEDESMDVIKSLYQKGLTPINITVDDKGKQSQAMVFPWAVAVYNNKEVNIPLLKNIMGASTTQKVIGSIQHLEYSIADAINKISRDRQKKVAIIKGNGELNEIHIAKMLQQIRESYYIGPFTLDSVAQNPTGTLAALKKYDLAIISKPTETFSDEEKQVLDQFIMNGGKTLWLIDQVAADMDSLYNQAGATLAYPRDLNLNDMFFKYGIRINPDLIKDEQGSPLKLATGEQGSATQYQDFIWKYAPLVQPGSQHPIVKNLGGIKFDFASPIDTLKNGIKKTVLLQSSPYSKAIGTPAPITLNSVTEKTTPQDYPNKGNVPLSVLLEGSFHSAFENRVLPFKEDSFLAKGKPNKMIVIADGDLARNQLDKNMMPVELGYDQRTGNLYDNKDFMMNCINYLLDDTGLINIRSKDVSLPLLDKEKVYENYTLTQFITIGLPILILLIFGLAFTYLRKRKYSK; from the coding sequence ATGAAGTCATCTACTCAACAAAATATTAAGACATTAGGCATCACCGTTTTTGTTTTAATCGCTTTAAATGTATTGGGAAGCTTGTTTTTTCACCGATTCGATTTAACCAAAGACAAACGATATACTTTATCTGAAACTTCTCTACAAATCGTAAAACAGGTAAAGAATCCCCTATCAATTAAAATTTATATGCAGGGAGAGCTTCCGGCTGACTTTAGACGTCTTCAGCAGGAAACCCGCCAGTTACTGGAAGAATTTCAGGCCTACAACAGCAATATTGTTTTTGAATTCGTTAATCCACTGGAAAACGAAGACGAAAGCATGGACGTTATTAAATCCTTGTATCAAAAAGGTCTTACACCAATAAACATTACGGTTGACGATAAAGGAAAACAATCCCAGGCAATGGTATTTCCATGGGCTGTTGCGGTTTACAACAATAAAGAAGTTAATATTCCATTGTTGAAAAACATCATGGGAGCTTCAACCACACAAAAAGTAATCGGATCGATTCAGCATTTAGAATACTCGATTGCAGATGCGATCAATAAAATCAGCAGAGACAGACAGAAAAAGGTAGCTATTATAAAAGGAAATGGAGAGTTGAACGAAATTCACATTGCCAAAATGCTACAGCAAATTCGCGAAAGCTATTATATTGGTCCGTTTACATTAGATTCTGTAGCCCAAAATCCAACGGGGACTTTGGCGGCACTTAAAAAATACGATTTAGCCATCATCTCAAAGCCAACCGAAACTTTCTCGGATGAGGAAAAACAGGTTTTAGATCAATTCATCATGAACGGAGGCAAAACTTTATGGCTAATTGATCAGGTTGCCGCTGATATGGACAGCTTGTACAATCAGGCGGGAGCAACTCTGGCTTATCCGAGAGACCTGAACCTTAACGATATGTTTTTCAAATACGGAATCCGAATCAATCCTGATCTGATCAAAGACGAACAAGGAAGCCCGCTAAAACTGGCTACCGGCGAGCAAGGAAGCGCCACACAATACCAGGATTTCATATGGAAATACGCTCCTCTGGTACAGCCAGGCAGTCAACATCCAATCGTTAAAAATCTGGGAGGAATCAAATTTGATTTCGCCAGCCCGATTGATACTTTAAAAAACGGAATTAAAAAAACAGTTTTACTGCAATCGTCTCCTTATTCAAAAGCAATCGGAACTCCTGCTCCTATTACTTTAAATAGTGTAACTGAAAAAACGACGCCACAGGATTATCCAAACAAAGGAAATGTTCCGCTTTCGGTTCTACTAGAAGGATCCTTCCACTCCGCTTTTGAAAATCGTGTTTTACCTTTTAAAGAAGATTCGTTCTTAGCAAAAGGAAAACCAAACAAAATGATCGTGATCGCTGATGGAGATCTTGCCAGAAATCAACTGGACAAAAATATGATGCCGGTTGAACTGGGCTACGATCAGCGTACCGGAAACCTCTACGACAACAAAGATTTTATGATGAACTGTATTAATTATTTGCTGGATGATACAGGACTTATTAACATTAGAAGTAAAGATGTCAGCCTGCCTTTATTAGACAAAGAGAAAGTTTATGAAAATTACACCCTCACG